The segment attgttataactctgtgcccaggacatacttgaaaacgagaggtaactcaatgtattacttcctggtaaaacatttttagaaataaaaatatatctaggtcattatatattttaaatgttttactaTATTGTATTGGTTGTATAAAGAGTGCATCCATTCTAATTTCAATTTCCATATAGGGCACTGACAAAGATTGTTATAAATCTGTTTAATAGGTCAATATTTCTTGAAACATTTACTAACACAAAACACAGCCTTATCAAAACCATAAATCAAAGAGAGAGCAGCCCACAATATGCAAATTACTCTTCAACGCTGTGCAATAAAAAGCAAGTAGCAGAACATGTTTTACAGGTGTAAAGCATTAGTCCCATGGAGAAAATAAAGCCGGACTTTGGTAAACAAAGATTACATGAGCGGCTTGCCATATATACATAACTGATCATTTTCATAAATAACATTTCCTAGTAGCAATCTTACAGAAAATGGCgacattcatttatttttaaacaggATTAGAACCAGGCGGTCCCCAGGTGCAGAACCATGTTATTTCCACGTTACTTCCTGGTCTCTAGCAGAGGATTTAAATAGCTACCCAACAGGAAGATGCAACGGATGAcattgtagcttcctattggctcctggCACCTTGATGTTTCTATGGCCATTTTATTtcgtcgagagagagagagaggggcagagacaccggTAACTATTGAAGGAACTgtggggtcccagagctgaaaagaacagggttcagctccagaggacaCATTTCTATAAGCAGAAAACATAAGGAAAATAAGTATATGAATACTAAAGATGTCAATGTATCAAATATGTATTTTTGCAACATCTCTTCATTTCTATATTTTATGCACAAAAACCctcaaaaagggggaggggggtagaagttaaaaaaaaaaaaaaaaaaaaaagtaggtggtgtttttcagtaaaaaaaattaaataatctaAAAATACTAAGTCTAAATATTATACGACAAATGTTTTTCCCATTCTCATAAAGCAGCAATTCTCACAAAGTCGATTTGTTCTTAGGTATGGAAACATAGGAGTGAAAGAATCAGTCCTATTGTAGAAGATGGCATTTCAGCTTCCTGAAAACAAGCCAATCAGTAAGGTTCACTGAGGCAGCCGCCCTTAATGATTAGCATACTAGGATTTTTGGAAGACACTTTTTTCAAACCAGTAAATGGACCAATGTAGTTTCTGCACAGTGAATCAACCAGGCTCAATGCAAATTAGAACCTTTGAGTATTCATAGAATGGGGGACTGTTGTAGAAttgctatattaaaaaaaaaaaaaaaaaaaacaattgtatcATTGACTATTTCCACCCACATAGAAACCCTGCCCTTCCTAGTTGGTCACATGTTCATTTGCAGGCAAAGAGTTGTAGGCGCTTGAATAATTGAAGGGATGGGGATTTTTTGTTGGGAGTGTTCTAGTAATTCTCAGATGCACTGGAAATCTTTTGTTGAATAGCAAATAGTAGCACAGTTCACTATTTGTATAGCTATACAGGACATTTCCGGCACACAGTTCTCAGTTTAATATTGTCTTTGTAAGTCAATTATTTATCACTTCATAGTTAAAATACCAATTAATTGCAGAATAAATAATACCTTTAGATTAAAGACTTACAAAATAATGTGTTCTCCACATTTCaaatattaaatacatatttcgTATAACCACAAAAAAGATTGTAAACAGTGAAACAAATTAACATAAATTAGTCAGATGTAGCTTAGTACATATTCACTATTTAAGCTTGTTTTCTGGGCTTTTCAATTCCTGTTACACAgcatctgtttttacttacagtccGGCTGAGTATTACATTATCATCTTAGGACTGACTGCTTAGTCTTCTTTTCTCAGGTTTTATTGCATACTTGGCCATTTCTCTATCTGGGTTCATATTGCCTAGTTGCAAATGGTTCATGAACACAACAAAAAAAAGGTgaaggtggaggtgggggggcgggaggaaaTCATTGTACATTCCATGGAATGAACTACTCATGCTGCGTTATATCAAAATATTGTCATGTTTATTACCAAATGAATCCAGCTATTTTTACAAATGTGTCACAGGGTTCTGCACAGCAAACTCAAGAACCAGATACACCAAATTAATTTGTgccttaaaatatatattatttattttatgttctaCTTTCCTTGATTAAGATGCAATTTGTGAGGACCAGAACACCTGTATTTTGGGTTTTACTAtaaaattaaatagaaatagccatgttagttcagttgcgatagtgcagagtaaattcagtattaggtgatacctttttatttgaaCCAACAATAATTAAAATACTCTAACAGAGACGTAAACAGTgtataatataaaacaattaaaaaactccaaaagagtctctgctgAATCTGCTCAGGATTTACAGAAAAAGTGTATACTTAACCTTGGAGCTGTACGAAACATAAGTATAAAGAAATACATGGGTGAAGGAGTTATCCAGTACTGAGAAAAACCCCTGGGATATCACAAAATGTGATCATGTTAGAGCTGTAATCTGGGCGGAtagatatattatttttttatctgACGCTCCATTcatgatatatacagatttgaacTATTAAGTGTTTGGGAGGTTACAATGGGGCTCTCCCCCAAAGCAGTCtagtggttaccatggtaacttcagACGCTAGAGATGAAGACAATCATGATTTAACACCAAAAACAAACGAGTTAGACATGCGCAGGGagaagatactaacattatgtaTGTTAAATTCATGTAAGCTTCTGGGGAGATAGCGGTGTTAAGTTTAGCTCATGAATTTCTTCCTACAAAGTCAAGGGCACCCATTATTTCATGGAAAGAATGGCAAAGGACCGAGGTTCAAATTGCACGTGCTACAAGGTGCAGGAAGTCAGCAAAGATGAAGGCTCTGACGCCATAACTAAAGGGAAGTCATGTGCAAACGtataaaaaaactaaataaaaaaaaaaaaaaatattaaaaaaaaaaataagggggGGTTACttctatataaaaaataataataataatctatatATGACAGCGATTAAGCTAATGCAAATTTGCGCCATTAAATCTTTAGTAATGTTCACAATGACATCTGTCAGACTGATGTAATCTCTAGTAACACGAATACAATGCGTGCTTCAAATATACATTTactataaagggggggggggggaacactgtACAAGGAATGTCTAATTTAATTCTAAGAGTTGATTACAAAATATGCAAATCTTTCAACAATTTTCCAAGCAAATTAAAGCAAGATCCATGTGTACTGAACATGAATAATGTAAAGAGAGAACCAAGTAATAAAGCGTATATGCCAAACAAAATTATTTAGTGAGGGGCTAACAACCAACCAGGCACCTTACATGTCCTACAAAATGACCAAAGATAAATATAACTACCCTGATAGAACGAAGCTGGTAAGTAGATGCTGAAACAAGAATCCCCTCTGCAGTGACTAACATCTGCAAACCCACAATTTGCACACACTTTGTGCACCGCAAGAACTTGGTTACTATATTTTTCATAGgttgtgtttcattgtgtcatAGGCTTCAATCTCACTGCAAGGGCAGCCAGCAGCCCAAAGAATGCTATTGGCAACAAGATACTGCAGATGTTTTCATACCCTCATGTAATATCTGACAGTCATCTACCCTTGCAGATGCGTTGTACTGGCCCAACACAACTTCCCCCAGGGAGGGAGTTTttatgccgccccccccccccccgcccccttcacGGCCACTAAACGCAATGCTTCGTAACCGGACGTTGCAATAGGTTTGCTGACCCGTCctgcagcgaaggggttaaaacAAACCATTGCCAGGGCGGGCGACGGGCGACATGCAACCTCAGagcttgttccccccccccccccccacagcgaaGAGGGTGCAGCCACAACACACACGGGGCGATGTCCCCGTCCCCCGCAGGAGGGAATGGGAAGTGTCAGCAGGTGACACGGGCCCGCCCCGGCCTCTACCAATACCGACACTTCTCCGCGTCCCACTCGGGgggacccccctcctctccccgggtGTAGGCGAgagaaccaccccccccccctgcttcctcgTCAGCGTTTACCTTCCTGACGCCTTTGTAGATATAGAAATAAAGCTCCCGGCCCACGTTAAAGCAGATCCGGTCCCCGTTACCGGACTGGTCGTTCACGTTGACGAAGGAAACCTTGACCGGGTTGGAACCCTGCGAATTGAAAGGCACCCGGTTGGGGCGGCTGTACTCGGAGTGAGAGAGGAGCTTGTAGAGGCCTTCCCGGGTGGTGAACTGTGTTTTAATTTCGTTcatctccttccctcctccctccgccgccatcttggaaagCAGCTTTCATCCTGTCCAATGCCCGGATCtagctcactgcgcatgcgcgggacagagcagcagcaggcagGCCTCCGGGGGGCTTCGTTTACTAGTCTGGCCTCCTGGTGACGTCAGGCACGCTGTTGCGCATGCGTCCTGTCTCCTGGCCTGTGATATGTTGTTAGACTTGAGTAGGGCTCACTAGCGCCCTCCTCCTGTCACAAATTGTTAGTATTACAGGAGTGGGTGTGTAACTTGTAGGGGCGGAGGGAACTCTTTGACATTCAGGGGTCTATCTTCCGGCTGCAAAACCAGTGTACAAAAGAGGGACATATTCATCAAATAAAAAGAATCCAATTGAaaacaaaaggttttttttcctttcataaatctggtgcaattcttttgcacagACTTTTGCCCAAGTTTGCAGCAAtacttgaaaaaaatatattgttattttAATTTATCTCTCACATATACTAAATAGTCTACTGGAGATTAAATGTTAGAGTTGATTATATACAATTAGTCCCCACTCTAAATATAGTTGTTTTATACCCCATATGTTATTATTAAAGTAACAGATTTAGGGTTTCAACGTCTCAAAGTCATTCTCATCTTTTTTTTACTTGAATGTATTTATGAAATATATTTTTCTAAAATAGAATGCTGCACCATTTCATTTTCAGATACATTTATCTatgcaaaagacaaaaagccccaatgctacatccaacatgacaaattatatagtaaaatacttatcTGTCTTTCTTCTCATTAAGTGTCATTTAGTTAGTTACATTCTTTGGCCAAATATAAAATTAGAACACATTtaatgcaattaataaaactgGGAAACAAGCTTGCATAAGTAAAAGATTACAGTCACAAAACATGCATCATGCTTGTTAAAACTATGTAAAACAGATTGCTACTTCAAAAGCATGTGCTAAAACTGTATTTAAACAAATAATTTAGAGCTGGATAGTAACATAACTGCATGTAACAATTATTGCAATAATATGTTTCAATGTGTATCATGTTTAATCCATAACCATCACAAAACCTATGCTAAAAAAAACCTCTCTCGCCCCTCAAGATCCTGCCAAGTATCGACCCATGGCAAGTATTCCATTCCTCACGAAAACAATCGAGAAAACTGCTACCAACTCTAATGCCACCTTGAAACTCATAATATACTGGACACTAACCAGTCAGGATTCAGACCCCATCCAATATGGCACTGAATCGTCCCTCCTCACTGAATGGACGATATACTACACCTACTCGATAAAGGATATGACATGGCCCTCATACTTCTCGATCTATCGGCTGGATTTGTTACTCTTAATCATAACTTGATCACCACTAGAATGAAGGAAGTGGCTGGTCTCTGAGGCACTGCATTTAATTGGATCATCTCATTCTCGAAAGACTGCACACAATCCACCCATATGGAAACACCATATGGCACCACGGTTACATGTGGGGTACCTCAAGGCTCATCGCTTTCACCCCTCCTGTTAAacatctgtattaaaccttagaCAAACCTCATTATAACAAGATGACATAGATTCCATCTTTATGCAGATGACACTCAGATATACATTGGGGCGTCCAATAATCATAAGGAACAAGCTGATTCGCTTACTCAATGTCTTAACGACATCCAAGAATGAATGACTTCTAACCTACTTCAACTAAACCATAAGGCTAAGGCCCGCTCCCTCAGggcttggtcccgctgcgtctggTGGCGCGTGTGGCCACGTGCGCgtgcgccaccagccccttacctgcaatccgttggtccccgctgcctcctccctccgtggctcactacgtgctgtgacgcgtcagccggccagcgctaccagaagaaggtgttctggagcgttgacgcgtcacgtgtgcgcatgtgagccaatgaggaggtaagcaggggagcagggaaggagctctaAGGGAggcggcctgtttttttttttttgccggctcAGTTTCATTCAGGAGGAGGGAGCCTTGCCTCCGGGCTCCTGCACAccggaggtggggagggggggtacgaATGGATGGACCCTCcgttcaaaccacgccccccccccccgctcaaagcacgccccgctccggctcccgctccctacagaccgcagatagcggtctgtgcctctcagcgcactgcctgcatgcagtgcgggcgcgctgactgagggagcggggccttagcctcagtcagcgcgcccgtactgcagacaggcggcgcgctgacaggcaattgaccgcgatatgcggtctgcagggagccggagcgggatgggggcgggagtgggaggggggggcgtggtaaAACTTTGCCAGATCGTGGTGCCGTggggccgtccaccccccccaccaccacctcccccacacaacacatacactcacacatacacatacactcacacattttCCCCCgctgctccttccctgctcccctcccatgCCGCCTCCAATCCGTagttccttccctcccctccttccctcattggctgactgccacaccacgtgacgcgtcagagctgcaaatcactgGGAGTgggcagcatcggccggctgacgcgtcacagcacgcagtcagccaagtagtaaggagccagcggggacctccacactagaggaaaggggctggtggtccgcTGCCTCGCGGCCTCACaggccgccggacgcagcgggaccaaagcctaagactGAAATACTGATTCTACAAGTAAAGGACCACCCTACCAATGAACAAATTGCAAGAGCTCAGGAACTCCGCCCTTTGATAGGTAACAAGTTACATTCCAGAAAAACAAGTAAGACATTTTGGAGGCATACTGAATGATCAagccaccctcacatcccaaGTCAATGCCACAGCTAAAGGTTCAGTCAATGCTTTGAGAATGATACTGAGAATTGCCCATCCTACTGACAAAAAAAGACCTCACTACTATCACGGTCACCCTGGTCGTTTCTCGACTGGACAGTAATAACTCACTTTACGTATGGATGCCGTCCTAATTTTTTTAACTACTCCCCTGGCGATCCAAATCTCCGCAGCCAGACTTAGCATTGCACCAGGAAGTTCGACTATATTACCCCTCAATTGAGAAGACAAAAAGCTGCCCACCAAGCAAAGAGCAATGCTTAAACTCCTCACTATGGTACAACAGGCGCTCCATGACACATAACCCCTCTACCTTCAAACAAATTTAAGTTCCACAGACCCACCTCAAATTTACGATCCCAAAACATTCAACTTCTAAAAGTTCCCAGATTCAAACGCACTAGACGAGTTGGTCATGCCCATTTGGTACAGGGAGCCAGGGAATGGGATGTCCTCCCCATATCCATCAGACCCATCAAAGACCTACCCATTTTCAGAAAATGGCTCAAGACTTGGCTCTTTGAAATCGCCTTTCCAAACGCTGATTGATTCTTCGCTCCACCTTTGGAGTTTTTAAAAAGCAGATAGGAGCAGGGTTATCCCtatgtatgcgctatacaagacattgagatagatGACTAACAGTCTCATTATAAGCTCTCTGACCCTTCCTCCAAAATCAAACTTCTCAACTGTTGACAGAAATGTACAAATATCTTCAATGGATCAGTATGGACACCATGTTCTATTTTCTCTAAGACATTTATCTGGGGAACTAAAATCCTTTGGAGACTGTGGGCATTGACGGATTGCCCTATTGGGTGATCGGGGTTGCACCGGTGGGACAGTGGGACAGTGCTGCGACTCCCTAGCTCCTTAATCGCCTGGAATACTTTGCCTTCTCCTGtccgggatccaacttccgcccGACCAGAAGAGGTAACTACAGAGTCCCCGGACTGGTGCAGGACCACACAGCTGTGTTGGAGTGAGTTGGGGGTCTTACCTTCTCTGGAGCAGCCCTCGTCCTGCAGCtttgtgttgtcatggcgacccaaCGTCAAATGGCACTGCAACGTCACATGgtgacgtgttgccatgacaatgtaacGTCACCTGACTCCACAACATCATGACACTGCAACGTTGCAGGAGGATGGTTGCTCTTAAAGCAGGTATGTACAATCCGCTAGTTCGagatccaggggagcgtcgccgaaagcccaaaaaagaagaaatgtggatagtgtaatacagtataaaccGTGATTAATAAACAAAATAAGGCTCCCAATTTTCTATTCACAAGTGAATTAGAAAAAGGAGCGTATGTGCCAGTCTTTGACTATAATCGTCCCAGTCTGGATGGTGGGGTATATGCGGTCAGCAATCTcaaacaaaagagaaaaaaaccacAGTGCAGATCAAATAACAAATGTATCAGTGAAGagctcacaaatggaggcttacatggGTCCAGAAAGTAAAAGCAGTGAACAGCTGGGCACCTCGGTGTGTCGCGACTTTCACCACCTCGGTATACACTGCAGCTCTCGCGTGCGTCTTGTCCCGTGGCGTCACTTCCGGATTATGTCGTCACGGACTACCCGGAACGGAGGACACCAACAGGGatccctctgcttctctctctcctccaagaTGGCTAACGAGACAAACTCAACGCGTTttgacgtgatgacgtcttcCTCAGGAGTGGCTAATTCATGCTAATGGCTGAATATATATACCCTATACTAAACTCTGATTGGTACAATAGTAACATCTCATACACAGCTTTAATAATCTAATGCACGTAAATACATACTCTGTGTGTACAATAAGAgactatatatacaatatacaatatgaGCATTATAAAATGAGTCTTCACAATgacagaataataaaaaatatataatgactatgtaacgggttttctggactggcctgacccacccaatctcatattggcgcctgtggtctaaccagcccccattacagtgtgatgtctggtggtgcacctgttggcaacagcactcctgagtctcccgcatgatgttgtattggggatcgccaacccagacaggcagctgaggaagtgtgcttgagtcctacctatatccagtgcagcgcctccacctcatcaggatcccagcgtccgcttggggatggtcctggtgaggaactcctctgtggtgcagccccctgtgtaattactccacacttacacacgagggtatcttttatcagagtcatctttattagtacggtgggccagctgccctccacaatgggtgtaattagccctccattgttcaccgtacttccctttgaaaggtattgtcctcctaatgtagggattccctatccccgtagggatgtctattctgtgccaggtccctggtcacagtctcattagtcctgtAGTGTACCAACTCTGAACTCCTCCAACTACTTAGCTACAACCTCTGAACTATCAATCCCCAGaagaactaacttttgatcagtgctgtgccttatgtatcctctgggggctgacacaactctgacatcactaaccatggagtcagagcctgtggccactcccatccatacatagggcacctcaccagggtgtgagggcaaacctccatgattactgctggcatgcccataacttaccaggccttactgtcagcaggagagatgactgcagccattttacagcatggttacagcTAAATAAAAATAGTGTATTTAAATAATTGTACAAATAACCTTACATATTCACATATTAGCAAGTGAACCATTGCATCTAAATATTTACCAATATATGTAGAAGTGTTATAAAATACGTTAAATTacactatataaaataaaaatatatgtattttaaaacaaCATTATAGGTTATGTTGCCCCCAAAACAACATAACCACACATATTAACGACCTAAAACAGTAATTTTAAAACGACGATTGTTGGTGACCTATTGAACATATGAGGGAAGAGAACAAGAAAAGACATAATCAACATCCAATACATACTTTAAAAATAGAaatttaaaaacatattaaaatctACCTAATGGAAGCCAATATTAATAACTACGAAATTACTATAAAAGCTCTATAAAAATACTCCTATATCAAGCTCAGCGTTCAGACCACCTGGAACTAATGTCTTaagtgtaaatatccaaaaggattccctctTTGTTAGTTCCaggtctctgtctccccctctccaatggggaAGAACATGTTCTATAGCACTGAATTTAAAGCCTGATATATCTCCTTGATGTTTCGTTATAAAATGTTCAGACAGAAGATGGAACATGACTTTAcgtctaatattaccaatatgttCTAATATGCTAATATTCATTTGTCTCTTCGTCTTACCAACATGTACAATCCGCCCCTGACTCTGGGCTTCATCATTATTAAGTCAATAAAGTAGAGTTTATGCTAAATAAAAGTAGTTATATGAGAGTAGTTATTACCGGACACATCTATTCGAAGTGTTCCACAGTGCATGTGGAACTGTAAATTCTTAAAAATGAAGATATCCATTTTTCAAGACAGATGTGTCTTAACAAATTAGCAACATGTTAGAAATGTATTCTTTCATtgttattctttattttttaccttccttTGGTGCCAGGGTTTTTGTGAAAATCAACTCCCCATATTCAATTTACatatgtgtatacattgtgtttaAACACTGCCATGTTGAAACTTCAAACAAAAATATAGATGTAACTGCACACATATGATTATTATAGCTAGCCTCCCTATATATGGTTGTTCAAGGTGACAAACCCAAATACCCCTCTGGTTTGTTCAAGAAAACATTAGTTGAGTCCggattgtatatacacacacacacgtatttttTACAAGTAGGTACAATTGTGGATTATATAGTTTGGGAAATAGCTCACCCAGAATAAATACTGCATTGAAAGGTTTACATGCAAATGTGATTAGTGGGGCGGGGTCACATAGACAAATAACCACATAAAACCATATACAATCAGACTTGCAAAGCTATCAAAACCCGCAAAGCTTCTCACGCCTGTTTATTGCCCGTAACCCTTTAGTTGCCAGAAGAACAGAAGTACTCTTTCCTGTGAGATCACGGAAGGCCAAGCGAAAGGGGTTACAAAACTAGaaatatattaaagctgcagaccaagcgatatcctacatgtgtgtttttttaataccggtaaatcagttctgtactatgagaaaatacttgtagcatttttaaaaaaaatcaactctgaattacatgttgaatctattataatgtaacaagcattttttgtttccgtagcaacaatttacaaagtcacatccccttcctcttctgaaacaggctgtggcatatccctttttgagccctgccctcattgtgtggattgtattgatgcacatattaaaggggggtggcctgctgctttaaaggacACAGATAAGCAGGATGTGACATTGAGTTTACAGATATATCATGCCCAGTTATACCAGACTAAACAAGACCACAGATTATGCCAGGGTTTTATTACTCTAACAAACACAGTCAATAAAACGTAATCACAGTGAATAAAAAGTAATACTTGGaacagaaagaacattctggtcTCTATAATAACATTTGCTGTCCCCAAGCACAGttcagaaaaaaaagagaaatgctAATAAATAACGTGCAATCGGGCCTACGTAAAACACTAATTCCTGCTGAAATCCTATTATATCAGTATTGGGTATTGTGAACATGATAATAGTATATTTAACACTGAATGCATTGGACGTATTCTCATTGTTTTTAGCCATGAAATACACATTTAATTAATTTTGTCAACAAATGAATTAAATGCAAATAGCTTTTCctgcatataaataaataaccatttAACCTTCCTTATAAGTTCTTTCTAACCATTTCAACCCTTCATGTTCATTCTTGTAAATGTAACCTTCCCTGCCCGGCTTCTGGGGTGATTACATTGATGTACAATATTTGGCTACTCAGCCTgtgttaccttgactcagggtgat is part of the Ascaphus truei isolate aAscTru1 chromosome 9, aAscTru1.hap1, whole genome shotgun sequence genome and harbors:
- the WDR20 gene encoding WD repeat-containing protein 20 isoform X3 gives rise to the protein MAAEGGGKEMNEIKTQFTTREGLYKLLSHSEYSRPNRVPFNSQGSNPVKVSFVNVNDQSGNGDRICFNVGRELYFYIYKGVRKAADLSKPIDKRIYKGTQPTCHDFNHLTATAESVSLLVGFSAGQVQLIDPIKKETSKLFNEEGLLSSQNQANSPSGTVV